DNA from Polaribacter sp. NJDZ03:
AGCAATTGCATATTTATTATCATTAGTACTAACATTTCCAGTAAAAGTACTAATATTTCTGCCTGAAATTGGAGCAGATATTAAATGCCAGTTTGTAGATAAATATCTGTGATAATCAATATTACTAATTCCTGTATGATTTCCTTTAACAATTAAAGAACCATTGGAAGCAGCATTTGATAATATATTTAATGTTCCATTTTGATTAAGATTTCCATTAATTGTAATTGATGTAGAGCCAAGTATATTAAAAGATCCACCTATACTAATACTTAAATCGTTAACTGTAACATTGCTCATGTCTAAATTAATACTATTATATGATACATTAACATTATCTGTCCTAATTGGTAACCTACCTAAAGACCAATTACTAAGCACAGACCAATTTCCACTAGCTACCAAATATGAATTTATTTGATTTGCTTGGGATGTGAAATTTAAAGAAGTTGCATCAGCAATACCTACATAATTATTATTAAGCGCATCTTTAAAAGCGGTATTATCTATTTGAATGTAATAGCCTGTATTTAAATCAAAATCAGCAGAAGGATTAATGGTAGCAGTATTTGTACTTACAGTAATAGTAGCTGTAGTAACGTCTATTGTTTCAACAGTACTGTTGTCCAACGTTTTTTTGATTAGTATATTACCTGTTCCTTTACTAATATTCTCATTAAATGTTAATTCTATGTTTTGAGAAATAGTAATCTCTGTAGAATCATCTGCAGGATTAGAAGAAGTTAAAGTAGGTCCATTGTTATCTAAAGTATATGTTTCATCAGTAGCTGGTTCTGCATTAGATAAAGAATTACCAGCAAGGTCTGTAATCGAAACTCCACCATTAAAATTTAAACCTACATTACTATTTAATGCTGCTAAGTTTCCACCAGATATCGTTACATCATAAGTAGAAGCTGTTACTTGAAGTACACCAATAGCAGATCCTGATGGGCCTGTAACGGCAAAATCTGCTGCTCCAACTCCTGTAACATCTGAATCAAAAGTTACTAAAAATGTTAAGACGTCTGCATTAGTAGTTTGAGTTGTTGGTGTTTTTCTTGTGAAGCTTGTTGTAGAAGGTGCATTACCATCAATAACAATTGCTTTATTATCTCCTAAAGAATTTGTAGCTCCAGGAGTTGGTAATGTTAAAATTGCATCTTTACTACCAGCATCTTGAATACTTGTTCCTGCAGTAAGTGAGTTTGTAGCTAGATAATCTAAATCTGCACTTGAATCTCCTACCTGTACAGTATAATTAAATTGTAAAGTAGAAGTACCACTACCTGTACCATTATAGTTTATGGTTCTATCTGTTGTACCAGTTTCTAATGTGATTTGTGGCGTACCAGTAACTGTAACATTTTCATTAAAAGTTACGGTTACAATAACATTGTCGCCTGCTTTATAAGTTCCGTTTGTAGTTGTTGCACTAACACTAGTTACTGTTGGTGCTACTGCACTTGAAATAACTGTAGTTGTGTTATCTGTATCTGTGTCTGTACCATCATTAATAACAACTGTAAAAGTTGTAGTTTCTGATGTTAAACTTCTATTATCTGTAGGGTTAAAACTTAACGCTCTTAATTTTGCTTGTAAGTCTGCAGGGGTAGTACTTGCAATAGCATAAGGACCTGTACCTGTTAAACCTGTACCAGACAAAACACCTTTAGCATTATCATCTAAAGTAATTGTTGCAGATAGGTTATCTCCATCTGCATCTGTGGTTGTAATAGCTGAAAAAGGAGACAAAGTACTATTGTCATTTACGGCTTGACCAGCAGAGGTACCAGCTATTACTGGGGCAGTGTTTGAAACAGAACTTTCAAGGGTAAACTGATCAAACCCAAATTCTTCTCCACTACTATCAGAACTTACCGTAATTCTTAAATCTAAAGTAGTTCCTGTACCTGCTAAATCAAATTGATGCTGAGTTAGTGCAGGTGTTAGTTTTGCTCCATCTCCATTTCCATTTAAATTTGTGTCTACCCTAATGTAACCATTGTTTCCTGAAATACTCAAATCGCTTTCAAAAGCTAATCCTTTTGTATAACTTCTCCCATCTATTCGATATTCAATAATCATATTATCATCACTTTCAAAATTGGTGCCATCTCTAGCTCCAAAAAGACCTTTAAAAACTAAATTAGATTTTCCAGAAATGTTAATCCCTGCAAAGTTAATAACATCTGGGTTACCAATACAATTGTCAAGGTCTTCTGCTCTCCAATAATGTCCAGAATAATTAGAGAATATTTCTGTCAATCCATTTACAGGATCGATAGATAAATTTGTTCTAAAAAAGTAATCACCAGATCCACAAAAAGCCCCATTTACAGTGTCTCCATGATTTGAAGCACTTCTTGTACCACTAGTTGGTGATGGACCGTCGAAAGTATCTGTCCAAAAGGTTTGCGCATAGTTATTGTTTACTAAAGCAAGACTAAATATTGCTGTTAGTATAAGTGTAATTTTTTTCATGTTTTTTATTTTTTAGGCTAAAAATAAAGTTGATTAATTAGCTATTTAATTCATTTTCAAACATATACTTTTAATAAATAAATTACTATAGGTATAAATACCTGTTTTTTAAATTAGGGTTTATATAAAGAATATAACAGTAAAAGTCAGATTTTAGAATCTGACTTTTACATAACTACTTTTTAAGAAAATTAACTTCTTGAGGGAAAAATACCTTGCATACAAATAATATAATTTAGTCCTAAAAACGGTTGCATGTTATTAATATTTTGGCCAGCTCCAGTAAGGCCAACGGTAACTTCACCACTAATATTAGTTATAGGTGCTGTAAATGGTTTTAAAGTAGTGTCTGCGGCACTATTAGTATAAAGATTCATCTCTGTTCCAGCTGTATTTTCAGCTTTAGCTAAAACAGCAGTATTACTAGGGTCAGGAGAATCTCCTGTATCATCAAATGCTGGAATAGCAATAGTAGC
Protein-coding regions in this window:
- a CDS encoding Ig-like domain-containing protein; protein product: MKKITLILTAIFSLALVNNNYAQTFWTDTFDGPSPTSGTRSASNHGDTVNGAFCGSGDYFFRTNLSIDPVNGLTEIFSNYSGHYWRAEDLDNCIGNPDVINFAGINISGKSNLVFKGLFGARDGTNFESDDNMIIEYRIDGRSYTKGLAFESDLSISGNNGYIRVDTNLNGNGDGAKLTPALTQHQFDLAGTGTTLDLRITVSSDSSGEEFGFDQFTLESSVSNTAPVIAGTSAGQAVNDNSTLSPFSAITTTDADGDNLSATITLDDNAKGVLSGTGLTGTGPYAIASTTPADLQAKLRALSFNPTDNRSLTSETTTFTVVINDGTDTDTDNTTTVISSAVAPTVTSVSATTTNGTYKAGDNVIVTVTFNENVTVTGTPQITLETGTTDRTINYNGTGSGTSTLQFNYTVQVGDSSADLDYLATNSLTAGTSIQDAGSKDAILTLPTPGATNSLGDNKAIVIDGNAPSTTSFTRKTPTTQTTNADVLTFLVTFDSDVTGVGAADFAVTGPSGSAIGVLQVTASTYDVTISGGNLAALNSNVGLNFNGGVSITDLAGNSLSNAEPATDETYTLDNNGPTLTSSNPADDSTEITISQNIELTFNENISKGTGNILIKKTLDNSTVETIDVTTATITVSTNTATINPSADFDLNTGYYIQIDNTAFKDALNNNYVGIADATSLNFTSQANQINSYLVASGNWSVLSNWSLGRLPIRTDNVNVSYNSINLDMSNVTVNDLSISIGGSFNILGSTSITINGNLNQNGTLNILSNAASNGSLIVKGNHTGISNIDYHRYLSTNWHLISAPISGRNISTFTGNVSTNDNKYAIAPYVNNVVSASRWNYYTTAAGTNNIASAGTFTAGKGYSIQKTTNGTLNFSGTLNTTDKIFPITDGGDNPAGNRWNLVGNPFTASLNGSNAADVTNNFLKVNIDAGNLDPSRAGLYLWDGSAYLEKSVDDAAFYIAPGQGFFVHAPDAGGTSVSFTEAMETHQTGNIFLKSGTSYPEIILNLSDGTNNSLTKLRYIKNKTTGLDVGSDVGTFTGTSSNFKVYTHLVSNSEGIDFAIQALPNSGYADMAVPVGIKADADKEITFSLNTTNFDADLKIFLEDRLTNTFTRLDEANNTYKITLTEALNGIGRFYIYTTNSVLSIDKNATLDNISIYKTNNTTLKIAGLQSDNASIKLFNILGKQVLRTSFKSQGVSEIALPKLAKGVYIVQLETENGKLNKKIILE